The Gammaproteobacteria bacterium genome contains the following window.
GACCCGTCGCCGGTCGTGGTCGCCGACGACGACATGGCCGAGCTGCTCTACACGTCGGGTACCACCGGGAAACCGAAGGGCTGTGTGCATTCGCATCGCAACGTCATCATGGCCGGGATCACCGGCGCCCTGGCCGTGCAGTACACCCAGGACGACCGGGTGCTGCTGGCGATGCCGATCTGGCATTCGTCGCCGCTGAACAACTGGTTCGTGGCTGCGCAGTACCTGGGAGCGACCACCGTGCTGCTGCGCGAGTATCACCCGCTGCACTTCCTCGAGGCGGTCCAGGACGAGCGTTGCACCATCTATTTCGGTGCCCCGATCAGCTACCTCGCCCCACTGGCGATGGTGCCCAACTTCGACGAGTTCGATCTGTCGTCGATACACGCCTGGATCTACGGCGGCGGTCCGATCGACGCGAAGAACGCGAGGGTGCTGATGGACAAGTACCGCAGCGACCGTTTCTACCAGGTGTATGGGATGACCGAGGCAGGCCCTTCGGGCACCGCGCTGTTCCCCTCCGAGCAGGTCACCAAGGCCGGTTCGATCGGTCGCACCGCGCTGCCGGGTGCCAACGTCAAAGTGATGAAGAGCACGACCGAAGAGGCAAGGGCGGGCGAGGTCGGCGAGGTCTGGCTCATGGCCGATTCCATGATGGTCGGCTACTACAACGACCCCGAGGCCACCAGCGCCGCCTTCGAGGACGGCTGGTACCGCACCGGCGACATCGCCAGGGTCGACGAGGACGGCTACCTCTAC
Protein-coding sequences here:
- a CDS encoding AMP-binding protein encodes the protein DPSPVVVADDDMAELLYTSGTTGKPKGCVHSHRNVIMAGITGALAVQYTQDDRVLLAMPIWHSSPLNNWFVAAQYLGATTVLLREYHPLHFLEAVQDERCTIYFGAPISYLAPLAMVPNFDEFDLSSIHAWIYGGGPIDAKNARVLMDKYRSDRFYQVYGMTEAGPSGTALFPSEQVTKAGSIGRTALPGANVKVMKSTTEEARAGEVGEVWLMADSMMVGYYNDPEATSAAFEDGWYRTGDIARVDEDGYLYIVDRIKDMIVTGGENVYSKEVEDVIMSHPAVAGVAVIAKPHPEWGETVLALIVAKPDTTVSADDLTAFLGDHLAKYKIPREFRFVDELPYTPTGKVMKYRLRTQLDSDPASD